In Actinopolyspora saharensis, the genomic window TGGGGAGACGGGGATCCCGAGGGGGTGCGCGAGCGGGCCGCCGAACGGATGCGCGACACGGCACGAGCCGCGGCCGAGTTCGGGGTGGACACGGTGGTCGGGTTCACCGGTTCGCCCATCTGGTACACGGTAGCGATGTTCCCGCCCACCCCGGACGAGATGATCCAGCGCGGCTACCGCGAGTTCGCCGACCGCTGGAACCCCATTCTCGACGTCTTCGACGAGTGCGGGGTCCGCTTCGCGCTCGAAGTGCACCCCAGCGAGATCGCCTACGACTACTGGACGACGGTCCGCACCTTGGAAGCGGTGGGGCACCGCTCCGCGCTGGGGTTGAACTTCGACCCCTCGCACTACGTCTGGCAGGGCTTCGACCCGGTCACCTTCCTGTGGGACTTCCGCGACCGCATCCTGCACGTGGACTGCAAGGAGGCCCGCATGGGCACGAGCGACGGGCGCAGCGGAGTGCTCGGCTCGCACCTGCCGTGGGGCGATCCGCGGCGCGGGTGGGACTTCGTCTCCACCGGACACGGACACGTCCCCTGGGAGGACTGCTTCCGCGCGCTCAACGCGATCGGCTACGACGGCCCGATCTCCATCGAGTGGGAGGACGCGGGCATGGACCGGATGGAGGGGGCTCCGGAGGCGCTGGAGTTCGTGCGCAGGCTGAACTTCACCCCGCCCTCGACGGCTTTCGACTCCGCCTTCGGCTCGGGGGGCTGAGCCGGCCCCGGGGGCGGGCACCGCTCGGGAGGAGCGGACCGGCTCAGCCGTCGGTGCGGACGGCACCGGGACGGCCTCCCGAGCGCCCGGGCTTGCCGGGCGAACTCCAGGAAGGGCGCTACGCCCCCGTGGGGCAGGTGTTCGCGCACGGTTCGGTGCGCGCGATGGAGCGCACGCACCTGCCTGCCTCGGCGCGGACCCCGCCCGCGGCTCCCTCGAGCTCGCCGGAACCGTTCCGCGAGCGCACCAACCCGAGTCCCCCAGTTCGCCTCGTCGCGTTGGCCGTGGAAGCTCCGCAGTGGACGCAGTGGCTGCGGAGAGCTCGCCGAGGTGGAGGCCCACGTGGTCGAGACCGGTGCGAAACCGGCCAAGCCATCACTGGCGCGAGCGCTCGTGGAGCGAACGACGTACTCCGGGGCAGAGTTTCCGCGTCGTGTCCAGGAACGCAGCCAGAGCAGGTGACCTGTCGTCCGCGCGAAACGAAAGCACCAGCTCGGGCAGCTCCACGCGCGGTTCGACGTCGCAGACCCAGGTGCCCGCTCGCGCGGCCGCACGCATGCGGGCCGGGCCGAGACCGACGCCCACTCCGCAAGCGGCCAGCCCGATGATGGTGTGGAGGTCCCGTGCTTCGGTCACCGCACCCGCCCCCGGGGCCGCGTCGCCCAGCAACTCCCGCAACCGCGCGATGGTCGCAGGCTCCTCGGCCTCCGGCGCCACGATCAGCTGCTGGTGCTTGAGCTGCTCCACGCTGACTTTCGCCTGGCCGGCGTAGGGATGCGCGGAACCGACCACGGCGACCAGGTGATCGCGGT contains:
- a CDS encoding sugar phosphate isomerase/epimerase family protein; its protein translation is MARPITLFTGQWADLPFEEVARLASEWGYDGLEIACWGDHFEVDRALEDDSYVRRKQDVLDKHNLRAWTLSNHLLGQATCDYPIDERHRNILPAEIWGDGDPEGVRERAAERMRDTARAAAEFGVDTVVGFTGSPIWYTVAMFPPTPDEMIQRGYREFADRWNPILDVFDECGVRFALEVHPSEIAYDYWTTVRTLEAVGHRSALGLNFDPSHYVWQGFDPVTFLWDFRDRILHVDCKEARMGTSDGRSGVLGSHLPWGDPRRGWDFVSTGHGHVPWEDCFRALNAIGYDGPISIEWEDAGMDRMEGAPEALEFVRRLNFTPPSTAFDSAFGSGG